The Paenibacillus spongiae nucleotide sequence ACGAGGGTCTTTGTGTGTCGCGCATGTCTCGCGCGTATATGTGGTAGCGTGTAACCGCTCATGTATTCCAAATTTTCATTCATGAAAATAATACACGAAAACAACGAAAGCCCTAACCTCTCAATCGTCCTTGCGGCTCCGAGGCCGCGCCAGAATGATCCCGTGTTCCTTCAAGCAGCCGGATAAAGGAAATCAATGTGGTTGGATGGGAGAGTAAATCCTTACCAAATATGAGGAAAAAACAAGGGGTTACATCTACTTCAAACAAATATATTACATGAATACGCCCAATTTGTCAAATGATCGATCAAGTTAATCGTGAGTATGACGTTTGTCATCTCAAAGAGGTGTTATTCATGTGTACTGGAGGAGGCTTCGTTCCGGTACGATTAGGACACATCGAATCAAGGAGTGAGGAACCATGGCGGCAGCCATTCAATTGGATAACGTGAGCAAATCGTTCAGAAGCAAGAAAGCGGTGGACCGCTTGTCGCTTACCATCGAGCAGGGAAGTGTGGTCGCGCTGCTTGGCCCCAACGGCGCGGGCAAAACAACGACCGTATCGATGATCCTGGGGCTGCAGCAGCCGACGGAGGGCACGGTGAAGCTGCTCGGCGGCGACCCGCAGGATGCGGGCGTACGCAATCGCATCGGCGCCATGCTCCAGGAAGTCAGCGTGGTCGATAGTCTGAAGGTGGCCGAGACGATTAATCTGTTCCGCAGCTATTACGATCATCCTCTGCCGCTTGAGCGGCTGCTGCAGGTATCCAATTTGGAGGCGGAACGCAATAAGCTGGCGTCCGCGCTCTCAGGCGGCCAGCAGCGCAGACTCGGCTTCGCTCTTGCGCTGGCCGGCGATCCGGACGTGCTGTTTCTCGATGAGCCGACGGTTGGCATGGATGTTACAAGCCGGCAGCTGTTCTGGGAGACCGTCCGGGCTATGGCCGGCCGGGGCCGTACGATCGTGCTGACGACCCATTACTTGGAGGAAGCCGACAGCGTCGCCGACCGCATCGTCGTGATCAACAATGGCCAGCTGGTCGCTGACGGCACGCCGAGCGAAATTAAAGCCGGCACGAACGGAAGGGTCATCTCCTTCACAGCCGGGTCATCCGTGACGACTGAGCTGCTGCGGACGATCCCCGGAGTGGGCGAGATCGAGTGGAACCATAACCGGGTGAAGCTGAAGAGCGCGGATACGGACCGGCTGATCGCCAGCCTCATCCACCATGGGATTGAGATGAGAGACATTGAAATCGTAAG carries:
- a CDS encoding ABC transporter ATP-binding protein produces the protein MAAAIQLDNVSKSFRSKKAVDRLSLTIEQGSVVALLGPNGAGKTTTVSMILGLQQPTEGTVKLLGGDPQDAGVRNRIGAMLQEVSVVDSLKVAETINLFRSYYDHPLPLERLLQVSNLEAERNKLASALSGGQQRRLGFALALAGDPDVLFLDEPTVGMDVTSRQLFWETVRAMAGRGRTIVLTTHYLEEADSVADRIVVINNGQLVADGTPSEIKAGTNGRVISFTAGSSVTTELLRTIPGVGEIEWNHNRVKLKSADTDRLIASLIHHGIEMRDIEIVSGGLEEAFQALVNK